One Devosia lacusdianchii genomic window carries:
- the pth gene encoding aminoacyl-tRNA hydrolase, whose protein sequence is MKLLVGLGNPGSQYEGNRHNIGFMALDAIARAHGITQFRNKHSGSLAEGSIEGEKVILLKPQTFMNRSGDSVQQVAQFYKIAPSDIVVLYDELDLVAGKVRVKVGGGNGGHNGLRSIDPQIGLDYKRVRLGIGHPGKEFVTHHVLGDFAKADRTWLDPLLDGIGKHVGLLLKGDDNGFMNKLALATKSADETESKPAPKGQSHIRAARPTKPQVELPKSGPMADMLKKLFKGQ, encoded by the coding sequence ATGAAGCTGCTTGTCGGCCTGGGCAATCCGGGCAGCCAGTATGAGGGCAACCGCCACAATATCGGCTTCATGGCGCTGGACGCGATCGCGCGCGCCCACGGCATCACCCAGTTTCGCAACAAGCATTCCGGGAGCCTTGCCGAAGGCAGCATCGAGGGCGAGAAGGTCATTCTGCTCAAGCCGCAGACCTTCATGAACCGCTCCGGCGACAGCGTGCAGCAGGTCGCCCAGTTCTACAAGATCGCGCCGTCAGATATCGTCGTGTTGTACGATGAGCTCGACCTCGTAGCCGGCAAGGTGCGCGTCAAGGTCGGCGGCGGCAATGGCGGGCACAATGGCCTGCGCTCGATCGATCCGCAGATCGGCCTCGACTACAAGCGCGTCCGCCTCGGCATCGGCCACCCCGGCAAGGAGTTCGTCACCCACCATGTATTGGGCGACTTCGCCAAAGCCGACCGGACATGGCTCGATCCCCTGCTGGATGGCATCGGCAAGCATGTCGGCCTCCTGCTCAAGGGCGATGACAACGGCTTCATGAACAAGCTGGCGCTCGCCACCAAGTCCGCCGACGAGACCGAGTCCAAACCTGCCCCGAAGGGCCAGAGCCACATTCGCGCGGCCCGGCCAACCAAGCCGCAGGTGGAGCTTCCCAAGTCCGGCCCAATGGCGGATATGCTCAAAAAGCTGTTCAAGGGCCAGTAG
- a CDS encoding 50S ribosomal protein L25/general stress protein Ctc — MAATTKVLKAQAREGVGKGAARELRRQGLVPAVIYGDKKPPVTVALAYKDAHKYIYAGGFLSHILELDVDGTKHRVIPRDYQLDPVKDFPIHVDFLRVGKGTKLNVQVHVHFINEEASPGLKRGGTLNIVHHTLDLTVDADNIPEEVTVDLTGLDIGDTIHISSVKLPAGSVDHSHEDDVTIATIVAPSALKSAGEEEAEAAEAADEPKAE, encoded by the coding sequence ATGGCTGCGACTACCAAGGTGCTCAAGGCACAGGCGCGTGAGGGAGTGGGCAAGGGGGCCGCTCGTGAACTGCGTCGTCAGGGACTCGTTCCCGCTGTTATTTATGGTGACAAGAAGCCCCCCGTCACCGTCGCCCTCGCCTACAAGGATGCACACAAGTACATCTACGCTGGCGGTTTCCTTTCGCACATCCTCGAGCTGGATGTGGACGGCACCAAGCACCGCGTGATTCCGCGCGACTACCAGCTTGATCCCGTGAAGGACTTCCCGATCCACGTGGACTTCCTCCGCGTCGGCAAGGGCACCAAGCTGAACGTCCAGGTGCATGTGCACTTCATCAATGAAGAAGCCAGCCCGGGCCTCAAGCGCGGTGGTACCCTGAACATCGTGCACCACACGCTCGATCTGACCGTCGATGCGGACAATATCCCCGAGGAAGTGACCGTCGATCTGACCGGTCTCGACATCGGCGACACTATCCACATCTCGTCCGTCAAGCTGCCGGCCGGCTCGGTCGATCACAGCCATGAAGACGACGTGACCATCGCCACCATCGTCGCCCCGTCGGCTCTGAAGTCGGCTGGCGAAGAAGAGGCCGAGGCCGCCGAAGCAGCCGACGAGCCCAAGGCCGAGTAA
- a CDS encoding YciI family protein: MKFMLMLMADEKVGASFSPEEMAGAMKLMGAYQETLEKAGAFVGTAALAPTWDARTITKYDGELKVHDGPYAETREQFGGYFMIEAPNMDRAVELAALCPAATWGPIEIRPFHAGYEPD, from the coding sequence ATGAAGTTCATGCTCATGCTGATGGCCGACGAAAAGGTCGGCGCCTCATTCTCGCCCGAAGAGATGGCTGGGGCGATGAAGCTGATGGGCGCCTATCAGGAAACGCTCGAAAAGGCTGGTGCCTTTGTCGGCACCGCGGCTTTGGCACCAACCTGGGATGCCAGGACGATCACGAAGTATGATGGCGAGCTCAAGGTGCATGACGGCCCCTATGCCGAAACGCGCGAACAGTTCGGCGGCTATTTCATGATCGAGGCCCCGAACATGGATCGCGCCGTCGAACTGGCAGCGCTGTGCCCGGCAGCCACCTGGGGACCTATCGAAATTCGCCCCTTTCACGCCGGTTATGAGCCCGACTGA
- a CDS encoding RNA polymerase sigma factor, whose protein sequence is MTDEARKAAERAARESYGRLVAFLAARTRDVAGAEDALAEAFASALKSWPDDGVPTNPDAWLLTVARRRQADAIRRRQTRTSGEAHIQLMTEELEEAAADPAAIPDRRLALMFACVHPAIERGMRAPLILQTILGLTAIDIAAAFLIPPATMGQRLVRAKSRIKEAGIPFAIPEREDLPERLDAVLEAIYAAYAKGWTEIGDTTADRLADEAIWLGRLVVSLLPDEPEAKGMLALMLYAEARRHARRTANGAYVPLEQQDTDLWDEPQIMAAEAMLRDANSAGPTGRYQIEAAIQSAHVARRVTGRPNWDAVVALYDVLLKLTDSPVVILNRAAALLETLGAPAALASLDTIATDKRMADYQPYWAARGHLAARAGRKDEAYEALTLAIGLSTDEAVRHYLMDQRNKLQDG, encoded by the coding sequence ATGACTGACGAGGCGCGCAAAGCAGCCGAGCGGGCTGCCCGCGAAAGCTATGGGCGCCTCGTCGCCTTCCTGGCCGCCCGCACGCGTGACGTGGCGGGTGCCGAAGATGCGCTGGCGGAGGCCTTTGCCAGCGCGCTCAAATCCTGGCCGGACGATGGCGTGCCAACCAATCCAGATGCCTGGCTCCTCACGGTCGCCCGCCGCCGCCAGGCCGATGCCATCAGGCGTCGGCAGACCCGCACCAGTGGGGAGGCTCACATTCAACTCATGACCGAAGAACTGGAAGAAGCGGCCGCTGACCCCGCCGCTATACCCGACCGCCGCCTGGCGCTGATGTTTGCCTGCGTCCACCCCGCCATCGAACGCGGTATGCGCGCACCGCTGATCCTGCAGACCATTCTCGGTCTGACGGCGATCGACATCGCCGCCGCATTCTTGATTCCGCCCGCCACTATGGGGCAGCGGCTGGTCCGTGCCAAATCGCGCATCAAGGAAGCCGGCATACCCTTCGCCATTCCCGAGCGTGAGGACTTGCCCGAGCGGCTCGACGCCGTGCTGGAGGCTATCTACGCCGCCTATGCCAAGGGCTGGACCGAAATCGGCGACACCACCGCCGATCGCCTCGCCGACGAAGCCATCTGGCTTGGGCGCCTGGTCGTGTCCCTGCTGCCCGATGAGCCCGAAGCCAAAGGCATGCTCGCCCTAATGCTTTACGCCGAAGCGCGCCGTCACGCCCGCCGAACCGCCAACGGCGCTTACGTCCCGCTTGAGCAGCAGGACACCGATCTATGGGATGAGCCGCAGATCATGGCCGCCGAGGCCATGCTGCGCGATGCCAACAGCGCCGGCCCCACGGGCCGCTATCAGATCGAGGCCGCGATCCAATCCGCGCATGTGGCGCGCCGCGTCACCGGCCGACCGAACTGGGATGCCGTGGTCGCGCTCTACGACGTCTTGCTGAAACTGACGGATTCGCCGGTCGTCATCCTCAACCGTGCCGCCGCCCTGCTCGAAACCCTGGGCGCGCCGGCGGCTCTCGCCAGTCTCGACACCATTGCCACCGACAAACGCATGGCCGACTACCAACCCTATTGGGCCGCCCGCGGCCACCTCGCGGCGCGCGCCGGCCGCAAGGACGAGGCCTATGAAGCCCTGACGCTGGCCATCGGCTTATCCACTGACGAGGCGGTCCGGCATTATCTGATGGACCAACGGAACAAGTTGCAGGACGGCTAG
- a CDS encoding YciI family protein codes for MRYMMVIHNDDEALAGANQQQLWADYAAFNQALAKAGAGFTSGERLQPGKDGTIVRTRTGKTDVLDGPYTDTKEQFAGYFFIDVPTLEEAVEWANRCPSSRFGTIEIRQIVGAGEG; via the coding sequence ATGCGTTACATGATGGTCATCCATAACGACGACGAGGCCTTAGCCGGCGCCAATCAGCAGCAGCTCTGGGCCGACTACGCCGCGTTCAATCAAGCCTTGGCCAAGGCCGGCGCTGGCTTCACAAGTGGCGAGCGGCTGCAGCCGGGCAAAGACGGCACCATTGTGCGTACTCGCACCGGCAAAACCGATGTCCTCGACGGCCCCTATACCGACACCAAGGAACAGTTCGCCGGCTATTTCTTCATCGACGTACCAACACTTGAAGAAGCGGTGGAGTGGGCCAATCGCTGCCCCAGCTCGCGCTTCGGCACGATCGAGATTCGCCAAATCGTCGGCGCGGGTGAGGGCTGA
- a CDS encoding DUF4394 domain-containing protein: MSKLMRLTLLSGTTIAVLSTAALAAPAVGLVGGKTLVMFDTETLAVSGTMEVTGVDGLAGIDVRPADKMLYGVSLAGEVVTIDTASGAATVKSTLSEKLSSYEGAIVDFNPMADRLRLMGTDGTNHRVNVDDGMVTVDGSLAYVAGDMHEGETPAIVAASYINSIGKPEATGMFDIDATIAALIKQAPPNDGTLAAVGKLGVEGSSYAFDISATEDLTNTAYLVIDNALHTVDLETGAATAVGAIEGVDGMISDIAVLQ; the protein is encoded by the coding sequence ATGTCCAAGCTAATGCGCCTGACCCTGCTCTCCGGCACCACAATTGCCGTTCTCTCTACCGCGGCTCTGGCTGCCCCGGCCGTTGGCCTTGTTGGTGGCAAGACGCTGGTTATGTTCGATACCGAAACGCTCGCCGTGTCCGGCACGATGGAGGTGACCGGCGTTGACGGTCTTGCCGGCATCGACGTGAGGCCCGCCGACAAGATGCTCTATGGCGTCTCGCTGGCCGGCGAAGTGGTCACCATCGATACGGCGAGCGGCGCTGCAACGGTGAAGAGCACGCTCTCTGAGAAGCTCTCCAGCTATGAAGGCGCGATCGTCGACTTCAACCCGATGGCCGACCGTCTCCGGCTGATGGGTACCGATGGTACCAATCATCGCGTCAACGTCGATGACGGCATGGTTACGGTCGATGGCTCGCTGGCCTATGTCGCCGGCGACATGCATGAGGGTGAAACCCCCGCCATTGTCGCTGCATCCTACATCAACTCGATCGGCAAGCCGGAAGCGACCGGCATGTTTGATATCGACGCCACCATTGCGGCACTGATCAAGCAGGCACCGCCCAATGACGGCACCCTGGCCGCTGTCGGCAAGCTGGGTGTGGAAGGGTCGAGCTATGCCTTCGACATTTCCGCCACCGAAGACCTGACCAACACGGCCTATCTGGTGATCGATAACGCCCTTCATACGGTCGACCTCGAAACCGGCGCGGCAACGGCCGTTGGCGCGATCGAAGGCGTGGATGGCATGATCAGCGACATTGCTGTGTTGCAGTAG
- a CDS encoding sigma-70 family RNA polymerase sigma factor, translating into MMMHPQPRSEDIDALLPRIAAGDRNALAVLFDGEAGRLIAIARRIVRRPDLAEEVVQDAFVSIWQRASQFDGRRGNARAWIATIVRNRALNLVRDGSRIDYHDDQTLTDLGDRSVDALNAFDALAERDALKACLGALDETKRKAILLCYVTGLNHGEVAATLNAPLGTVKAWIRRGTIALQECLS; encoded by the coding sequence ATGATGATGCACCCGCAGCCGCGCAGCGAAGACATCGACGCCCTGTTGCCACGCATTGCTGCTGGCGACCGAAATGCACTGGCCGTCCTGTTCGATGGGGAAGCCGGCCGCCTGATCGCCATCGCCCGCCGCATCGTCCGCCGACCGGACCTCGCCGAGGAAGTCGTGCAGGATGCCTTCGTCTCCATCTGGCAGCGGGCATCGCAGTTCGACGGGAGGCGCGGCAATGCTCGCGCCTGGATCGCCACAATCGTGCGCAATCGGGCGTTGAACCTGGTGCGCGACGGCAGCCGGATAGACTATCACGACGACCAGACGCTGACCGACCTTGGCGACCGGTCCGTCGACGCCCTCAATGCCTTCGATGCGCTGGCCGAACGCGACGCGCTCAAGGCCTGCCTCGGCGCCCTCGACGAAACCAAGCGCAAGGCAATCCTGCTTTGCTATGTGACCGGGCTTAACCACGGTGAGGTGGCCGCCACCCTGAACGCCCCGCTGGGCACGGTAAAGGCCTGGATCCGACGCGGCACCATCGCCTTGCAGGAGTGCCTGTCATGA
- a CDS encoding anti-sigma factor: MTREERLAQAGDYVLGLMDESQRAAFEAAMADDAELLAAVDRLTRQMASLDDTATPVAASRDLWSKIENRLAEMPKHAASTPPPARRPVLQNWYAMAASVIVALGLGYAAGNVLRTPPEPTVIAVLLNQTDASPAVIVEAFADDSVHLVPLDNFEVPEGKILQVWTLPDPETGPVSLGTLTASQDIRLAGPNLPLPQNGQLYEITLEPAPGSPTGRPTGPILVKGFAKPPV, from the coding sequence ATGACCCGGGAAGAGCGCCTCGCACAGGCTGGCGACTACGTGCTCGGACTCATGGACGAGTCTCAGCGCGCCGCATTTGAAGCCGCGATGGCGGATGACGCCGAACTGCTCGCTGCCGTCGATCGACTGACGCGGCAAATGGCGAGCCTTGACGATACGGCTACGCCAGTCGCTGCGAGCCGTGACCTGTGGTCGAAAATCGAAAATAGGCTTGCAGAAATGCCCAAGCATGCTGCCAGCACGCCGCCCCCTGCCCGGCGGCCTGTCTTGCAGAACTGGTACGCCATGGCCGCCAGCGTCATCGTCGCCCTCGGTCTCGGCTACGCCGCCGGCAACGTCCTGCGAACCCCGCCGGAGCCCACGGTCATCGCCGTGCTGCTCAACCAGACCGACGCCAGCCCCGCGGTAATCGTCGAGGCCTTTGCCGATGACAGTGTCCATCTGGTGCCGCTCGACAATTTCGAGGTTCCCGAGGGCAAAATCCTGCAGGTCTGGACCCTGCCCGACCCGGAAACCGGGCCAGTATCGCTGGGCACGCTGACTGCGTCGCAAGACATCCGCCTCGCCGGCCCCAACCTGCCCTTGCCGCAGAACGGGCAGCTTTACGAAATCACGCTGGAACCGGCGCCCGGATCGCCGACGGGCCGCCCCACCGGCCCGATTCTGGTCAAGGGATTTGCCAAACCGCCGGTCTGA